A single window of Onychomys torridus chromosome 8, mOncTor1.1, whole genome shotgun sequence DNA harbors:
- the LOC118589229 gene encoding hemoglobin subunit alpha, translating into MVLSAEDKANVKAAWSKIGGHGAEYGAEALERMFDSFPTTKTYFPHFDVSHGSAQVKAHGAKVASALATAAGHLDDLPGALSALSDLHAHKLRVDPVNFKLLSHCLLVTLANHLPAEFTPAVHASLDKFLASVSTVLTSKYR; encoded by the exons ATGGTGCTCTCTGCGGAGGACAAGGCCAACGTCAAGGCTGCCTGGAGCAAGATTGGCGGCCACGGTGCTGAATATGGCGCCGAGGCTCTAGAGAG GATGTTCGATAGCTTCCCCACCACCAAGACCTACTTCCCCCACTTTGATGTAAGCCACGGCTCTGCCCAGGTCAAAGCGCACGGCGCGAAGGTCGCCAGCGCCCTGGCCACCGCCGCTGGCCACCTGGATGACCTGCCCGGTGCCCTGTCTGCTCTGAGCGACCTGCACGCTCACAAGCTGCGTGTGGACCCTGTCAACTTCAAG CTCCTGAGCCACTGCCTGCTGGTGACCCTGGCCAACCACCTCCCCGCCGAGTTCACCCCCGCGGTGCACGCTTCTCTGGACAAATTCCTTGCCTCTGTGAGCACCGTGCTGACCTCCAAGTACCGTTAA
- the Hbq1 gene encoding LOW QUALITY PROTEIN: hemoglobin subunit theta-1 (The sequence of the model RefSeq protein was modified relative to this genomic sequence to represent the inferred CDS: inserted 1 base in 1 codon; deleted 2 bases in 2 codons), translating to MALSQTDRALVLALWKKMSSNVGIYATEALERTFVAFPSTKTYFPNMDLSPGSGQVKAHGQKVADALTVAAHHLDDLPGSLSALSHLHARKLRVDPANFQFFNHCLLVTLARHYPXDFSPKMHASLDKFLSLVTSVLVSKYR from the exons ATGGCTCTGTCCCAGACCGACCGTGCGCTGGTTCTCGCGCTATGGAAGAAGATGAGCAGCAACGTTGGAATCTACGCGACCGAGGCCTTGGAGAG GACCTTCGTGGCTTTCCCTTCCACCAAAACCTACTTCCCGAACATGGACCTGAGTCCCGGCTCTGGCCAGGTTAAAGCCCATGGCCAAAAGGTGGCCGATGCCCTGACTGTCGCTGCCCAC CACCTGGACGACCTGCCTGGTTCTCTGTCTGCTCTCAGCCAT CTGCATGCTCGCAAGCTCCGTGTGGACCCTGCTAACTTTCAG ttCTTCAACCACTGTCTGCTGGTGACTCTTGCCCGGCACTATC GAGACTTCAGCCCCAAGATGCACGCCTCCCTGGACAAGTTTCTGAGCCTTGTGACTTCGGTACTGGTCTCCAAATATCGCTGA